Proteins from one Caulobacter sp. X genomic window:
- the murG gene encoding undecaprenyldiphospho-muramoylpentapeptide beta-N-acetylglucosaminyltransferase, giving the protein MNKLAVVAAGGTGGHLFPAQALAEALAARGWRIVLATDERGALYADKFPAQERLALSAATAKANDPLGMVKAGFVVLQGVLEARAAFKRLDPAVVVGFGGYPALPALLGALSQGRPTVIHEQNAVLGRVNRFLAPRVDEVACAFPTLEMAKPAVKARAHVVGNPVRPPVRALYDVPYMPPEVQLRILVTGGSQGARLLSELIPEAVAKLPEDLRSRLKVFQQARPESMEQARKTYRNAMVDCEVAPFFRDMAGYLRQSHLVIGRSGASTCTELAVAGRPSILVPLKIAADDHQRFNAKLLEEAGGAAVCLEDELTVDAMAGALNALLKDPERLGRMAAGARSAAKPDAAEALADLVEKAAR; this is encoded by the coding sequence ATGAACAAGCTTGCTGTCGTCGCCGCCGGAGGTACCGGCGGGCACCTGTTTCCCGCTCAAGCCCTGGCCGAGGCGCTCGCCGCCCGCGGCTGGCGCATCGTGCTGGCCACCGACGAGCGCGGCGCGCTCTATGCCGACAAGTTCCCGGCCCAGGAGCGCCTGGCCCTTTCGGCCGCCACCGCCAAGGCCAATGATCCTCTGGGCATGGTCAAGGCCGGCTTTGTCGTGCTGCAAGGCGTGCTCGAGGCGCGGGCGGCGTTCAAGCGTCTCGATCCGGCCGTGGTCGTGGGCTTCGGCGGCTATCCCGCCTTGCCGGCCCTGCTGGGCGCGCTGAGCCAGGGACGGCCCACCGTTATTCATGAACAGAACGCGGTGCTGGGTCGGGTTAACCGCTTCCTGGCCCCGCGGGTCGACGAGGTCGCCTGCGCCTTCCCGACCCTGGAGATGGCCAAGCCCGCCGTGAAGGCCCGCGCCCACGTCGTCGGCAACCCGGTCCGTCCGCCGGTTCGCGCGCTCTACGACGTTCCGTATATGCCGCCCGAGGTGCAGCTGCGCATCCTGGTCACGGGCGGCAGCCAGGGCGCGCGCCTGCTGTCCGAGCTGATCCCCGAGGCCGTGGCCAAGCTGCCCGAGGACCTGCGTTCGCGCCTGAAGGTCTTCCAGCAGGCCCGGCCCGAGAGCATGGAGCAGGCCCGCAAGACCTACCGCAACGCCATGGTCGATTGCGAAGTCGCGCCGTTCTTCCGCGACATGGCCGGCTATCTGCGCCAGTCGCATCTGGTGATCGGCCGCTCGGGCGCCTCGACCTGCACCGAGCTGGCCGTGGCCGGCCGGCCCTCGATCCTGGTGCCGCTGAAGATCGCCGCCGACGACCACCAGCGCTTCAACGCCAAGCTCCTGGAGGAGGCGGGCGGCGCGGCGGTGTGCCTGGAGGACGAGCTGACGGTCGACGCCATGGCCGGCGCGCTCAACGCCCTGCTCAAGGATCCCGAGCGCCTGGGCCGGATGGCGGCGGGCGCGCGCTCGGCCGCCAAGCCGGACGCGGCCGAGGCCCTGGCGGATCTGGTGGAAAAGGCGGCGCGCTAA
- the mraY gene encoding phospho-N-acetylmuramoyl-pentapeptide-transferase, which translates to MLYFLYEWLARSQEHVPMLNLLKYLTFRSGMAMLTAYIVAVAMGSRFIRWMKTKQGKGQPIRTDGIARHVTEKAGTPTMGGFMILAGLFVGALLWADLRNVHVWVVLLVTGSYGVLGFMDDYAKVTKQTTAGLSSVQKLIAQFIVAIAATVILILFAPKSPMTPGMETSLIFPIFKALVINLGWFYVVFAAITIAGFSNAVNLTDGLDGLAIVPVMFAASTFGLIAYLVGNYKFADYLNLHFAPGVGELAVLCGAIIGGGMGFLWYNAPPAKIFMGDTGSLALGGALGAIAVCAKHELVLGIVGGLFVAEALSVMIQVAYFKKTGKRVFLMAPIHHHFEKLGWPESTVVIRFWIVSMILAFVGLATLKLR; encoded by the coding sequence ATGTTGTACTTCCTGTATGAATGGCTGGCGCGCTCGCAAGAGCATGTGCCGATGCTCAACCTGTTGAAGTACCTGACCTTCCGGTCCGGCATGGCCATGCTGACGGCCTATATCGTCGCGGTGGCCATGGGCTCGCGCTTCATCCGCTGGATGAAGACCAAGCAGGGCAAGGGCCAGCCGATCCGCACCGACGGCATCGCCCGCCACGTCACCGAGAAGGCCGGCACGCCCACCATGGGCGGCTTCATGATCCTGGCCGGCTTGTTCGTCGGCGCCCTGCTGTGGGCCGACCTGCGCAACGTCCATGTCTGGGTCGTGCTGCTGGTCACCGGCAGCTATGGCGTGCTCGGCTTCATGGATGACTACGCCAAGGTCACCAAGCAGACCACCGCCGGTCTCTCCAGTGTCCAGAAGCTGATCGCCCAGTTCATCGTCGCGATCGCGGCCACCGTGATCCTGATCCTGTTCGCGCCCAAGTCGCCGATGACGCCGGGCATGGAGACCAGCCTGATCTTCCCGATCTTCAAGGCGCTGGTGATCAATCTGGGCTGGTTCTACGTGGTGTTCGCCGCGATCACGATCGCCGGCTTCTCCAATGCGGTGAACCTGACCGACGGCCTGGACGGCTTGGCCATCGTGCCGGTGATGTTCGCCGCCTCGACCTTCGGCCTGATCGCCTACCTCGTGGGCAACTACAAGTTCGCCGACTATCTGAACCTGCACTTCGCGCCGGGCGTCGGCGAGCTGGCGGTGCTGTGCGGCGCCATCATCGGCGGCGGCATGGGCTTCCTCTGGTACAACGCGCCGCCGGCCAAGATCTTCATGGGCGACACGGGCTCGCTGGCCCTGGGCGGCGCCCTGGGCGCGATCGCCGTCTGCGCCAAGCACGAGCTGGTCCTGGGCATCGTCGGCGGTCTGTTCGTGGCCGAGGCGCTCTCCGTCATGATCCAGGTCGCCTACTTCAAGAAGACCGGCAAGCGGGTCTTCCTGATGGCGCCGATCCACCACCACTTCGAGAAGCTGGGCTGGCCGGAGTCCACCGTCGTGATCCGCTTCTGGATCGTGTCGATGATCCTGGCCTTCGTCGGCCTCGCCACCCTGAAGCTGCGGTAG
- the murD gene encoding UDP-N-acetylmuramoyl-L-alanine--D-glutamate ligase — protein sequence MIPVRGFEGKTVAVFGLGRTGLTAARALIAGGAKVALWDEKVASREAAAAEGFPVVDLEAADWRQFDALMLSPGVPLTHPKPHWTVQKAKAAGVEILGDIELFARTVAAAPVHKRPKIIAITGTNGKSTTTALIGHLCASAGRDTRIGGNIGQGVLGLEDMHGGAVYVLELSSYQLDLTSSLHPDAVVLLNISPDHLDRHGGMDGYIAAKRRIFLNQGKGDTAIIGVDDPWCQQICTEITAANRRTIWPISSGKAMGRGVYALQGVLYDATGERVVEVADLLRARSLPGRHNWQNAAAAYAAARAIGIPMQEAVDGLMTFPGLAHRMETVGKIGKVRFVNDSKATNADAARQAMSSYPKFYWIAGGVAKAGGIDDLKDLFPRVAKAYLIGEAAEPFSWTLAGKAEVAMSGTLERAVQQAYADAAASDEEAIVLLSPACASFDQFSDFEQRGEAFRAAVNGLVAGGKAAVA from the coding sequence ATGATCCCGGTCCGTGGTTTCGAAGGCAAGACCGTCGCGGTGTTCGGCCTGGGCCGCACCGGGCTTACGGCGGCGCGCGCCTTGATCGCGGGCGGGGCGAAGGTCGCCCTCTGGGATGAGAAGGTCGCCAGCCGCGAGGCGGCGGCCGCCGAGGGCTTCCCGGTCGTCGATCTGGAAGCCGCCGACTGGCGCCAGTTCGACGCGCTGATGCTGTCGCCGGGCGTGCCGCTGACCCACCCCAAGCCGCATTGGACCGTGCAGAAAGCCAAGGCCGCCGGCGTCGAGATCCTGGGCGACATCGAGCTTTTCGCCCGCACGGTCGCCGCCGCGCCGGTCCACAAGCGCCCGAAGATCATCGCCATCACCGGCACCAACGGCAAGTCGACGACCACCGCCCTGATCGGCCACCTGTGCGCCTCGGCCGGCCGCGACACGCGGATCGGCGGCAATATCGGCCAGGGCGTCCTGGGTCTCGAAGACATGCACGGCGGCGCGGTCTATGTGCTGGAGCTGTCGTCCTACCAGCTGGACCTGACCTCCAGCCTGCACCCGGACGCCGTGGTGCTGCTGAACATCTCGCCCGACCATCTGGACCGCCATGGCGGCATGGACGGCTACATCGCCGCCAAGCGCCGGATCTTCCTGAACCAGGGCAAGGGCGACACCGCGATCATCGGCGTGGACGATCCCTGGTGCCAGCAGATCTGCACCGAGATCACCGCCGCCAACCGCCGCACCATCTGGCCGATCAGCTCGGGCAAGGCCATGGGCCGGGGCGTCTACGCGCTGCAGGGCGTGCTCTATGACGCGACCGGAGAGCGCGTGGTCGAGGTCGCCGATCTCCTGCGCGCCCGCAGCCTGCCGGGCCGCCACAACTGGCAGAACGCCGCCGCCGCCTACGCCGCCGCGCGGGCGATCGGCATCCCGATGCAGGAGGCCGTCGACGGCCTGATGACCTTCCCGGGCCTGGCGCACCGGATGGAGACGGTCGGCAAGATCGGCAAGGTCCGCTTCGTCAACGACAGCAAGGCCACCAACGCCGACGCCGCCCGCCAGGCGATGTCCAGCTATCCGAAGTTCTACTGGATCGCCGGCGGCGTCGCGAAGGCGGGCGGCATCGACGACCTGAAGGACCTCTTCCCGCGCGTCGCCAAGGCCTATCTGATCGGCGAGGCGGCCGAGCCGTTCTCGTGGACCCTGGCCGGCAAGGCCGAGGTCGCCATGAGCGGGACCTTGGAGCGCGCCGTCCAGCAGGCCTATGCCGACGCCGCGGCCAGCGACGAGGAGGCCATCGTCCTGCTCTCGCCGGCCTGCGCCTCCTTCGACCAGTTCAGCGACTTCGAGCAGCGGGGCGAGGCGTTCCGGGCCGCCGTCAACGGCCTGGTGGCCGGCGGCAAGGCCGCCGTGGCCTAG
- a CDS encoding DUF6481 family protein: MFSSQDIDHSQRQKTAADAKAALLAKFKPRPANTDPRFEERAALRAAELAQVRQARNEARDARRQSVADAAQAVINAEAALAAEALSAKRGERKERKALSAAEAKAKRDARYAARKAR; this comes from the coding sequence ATGTTTTCATCGCAAGATATCGACCACTCGCAACGACAGAAGACGGCCGCTGACGCCAAGGCCGCTTTGCTGGCCAAGTTCAAGCCGCGCCCCGCCAATACAGACCCGCGCTTCGAGGAACGCGCCGCCCTGCGCGCGGCCGAACTGGCCCAGGTGCGGCAGGCGCGGAACGAAGCCCGCGACGCCCGCCGCCAGTCGGTCGCCGACGCCGCCCAGGCCGTGATCAACGCCGAAGCCGCCCTCGCGGCGGAAGCCCTGTCGGCCAAGCGCGGCGAGCGCAAGGAACGCAAGGCGCTGTCCGCCGCCGAAGCCAAGGCCAAGCGCGACGCGCGCTACGCCGCTCGCAAGGCGCGGTGA
- a CDS encoding sensor histidine kinase yields MADGGSDETILEGAGAYFLSVIEASQDCIRVISAEGHVEYMNARGKQLLEIEDFEGRNRNRYWPDMWPPESRQTVEDALRSALAGRAVSFQAFNPTVKGAPRWWDTTVSPIVVEGKVVRVLATSRDVTGARLAESHRQLLVNELNHRVKNTLATIQSITKQSLRNAGVDTAVRDALEGRLMAIAATHNVLTDQNWSAASLRQIVDGSVIPYRSNPGQLTVTGPDLKVSPKTAVVMALAFHELAINALKYGALSTPTGHVNVAWTIEPEDRLHIEWRESGGPPVRPPERRGFGARIIEAALPGELAGTVSVNYRAEGLRCAIDAPLSALDKADAFMPLG; encoded by the coding sequence GTGGCCGACGGCGGATCTGACGAGACAATCCTCGAGGGCGCGGGCGCTTACTTCCTAAGCGTCATTGAGGCCAGCCAGGACTGCATCCGCGTGATCAGCGCCGAGGGTCATGTGGAATACATGAACGCCCGCGGCAAACAGCTGCTCGAGATCGAGGATTTCGAGGGGCGCAACCGCAACCGCTATTGGCCGGACATGTGGCCCCCCGAGAGCCGCCAGACCGTCGAGGACGCCCTGCGTTCGGCCCTGGCCGGCCGAGCGGTCTCGTTCCAGGCCTTCAACCCGACCGTGAAGGGCGCGCCGCGCTGGTGGGACACCACGGTCTCGCCCATCGTCGTCGAGGGCAAGGTCGTCCGGGTCCTGGCAACCTCGCGCGACGTGACCGGCGCGCGCCTGGCCGAGAGCCACCGCCAACTGCTGGTCAACGAGCTGAACCACCGGGTGAAGAACACCCTGGCCACGATCCAGTCGATCACCAAGCAGTCCCTGCGCAACGCCGGCGTCGACACCGCCGTGCGCGACGCGCTGGAAGGCCGGCTGATGGCGATCGCCGCCACCCACAACGTGCTGACCGATCAGAACTGGTCCGCCGCCAGCCTGCGCCAGATCGTCGACGGCTCGGTGATCCCCTATCGCTCGAACCCCGGCCAATTGACCGTCACGGGCCCCGACCTGAAGGTCTCGCCCAAGACGGCCGTGGTCATGGCCCTGGCCTTCCACGAACTGGCGATCAACGCGCTGAAGTACGGGGCTCTATCGACCCCGACGGGCCACGTGAACGTCGCCTGGACGATCGAGCCGGAAGATCGCCTGCACATCGAATGGCGCGAGAGCGGCGGCCCGCCCGTCCGCCCGCCCGAGCGACGGGGCTTTGGCGCGCGCATCATCGAGGCGGCCCTCCCCGGCGAACTGGCCGGAACCGTGTCGGTGAACTACCGCGCCGAAGGCCTGCGCTGCGCCATCGACGCCCCGCTGTCGGCGCTGGACAAGGCGGATGCGTTCATGCCGCTGGGGTGA
- the ftsW gene encoding putative lipid II flippase FtsW gives MASNATHAFARTDRTALGLWWWTTDRWLLGATAILATLGMLLSFASSPAAAQRIGIDDQFHFAIRMCFFASASSVLMLVVSMLSPKGIRRAAFFIYIGAIAIMIALPFIGHNAKGATRWLQFGGFTLQPSEFMKPALIVLVSWMFAEGQKGEGVPGVSIAFLLYFIAVALLLVQPDVGQTVLITVAFGAAFWMAGVPISWIMGLGGVAIAGLCSTYFLFDHVHARVQKFLSPDQADTHQITRAAEAIRAGGLFGRGPGEGVMKRHVPDLHTDFIYSVAAEEYGLVFSWALIALFAFVVVRGLYKAMKLNDPFEQVAAAGLFVLLGQQAIINIAVNLNMIPTKGMTLPFISYGGSSMLAMGLTLGMALALVRKRPGAYGVTGELAPQGAYA, from the coding sequence ATGGCCTCCAACGCGACACACGCCTTCGCCCGCACCGACCGCACCGCGCTCGGCCTGTGGTGGTGGACGACGGACCGCTGGCTGCTGGGCGCGACCGCCATCCTGGCGACCCTGGGCATGCTGCTGTCGTTCGCCTCCAGTCCGGCGGCGGCTCAGCGCATCGGCATCGACGACCAGTTCCACTTCGCGATCCGCATGTGCTTCTTCGCCAGCGCCTCGTCGGTGCTGATGCTGGTCGTCTCGATGCTGTCGCCCAAGGGCATCCGGCGGGCGGCCTTCTTCATCTATATCGGCGCGATCGCGATCATGATCGCCCTGCCGTTCATCGGTCACAACGCCAAGGGCGCGACCCGCTGGCTGCAGTTCGGCGGCTTCACCCTGCAGCCTTCGGAGTTCATGAAGCCGGCGCTGATCGTGCTGGTCTCGTGGATGTTCGCCGAGGGCCAGAAGGGCGAGGGGGTGCCGGGCGTCTCGATCGCCTTCCTGCTCTATTTCATCGCCGTGGCCCTGCTGCTGGTGCAGCCGGACGTCGGCCAGACCGTGCTGATCACCGTGGCGTTCGGCGCGGCCTTCTGGATGGCCGGCGTGCCGATCTCGTGGATCATGGGCCTGGGCGGCGTCGCGATCGCGGGCCTCTGCTCGACCTATTTCCTGTTCGACCACGTGCACGCCCGCGTGCAGAAGTTCCTCAGCCCCGACCAGGCCGACACCCACCAGATCACCCGCGCCGCCGAGGCCATCCGCGCCGGCGGCCTGTTCGGCCGGGGGCCGGGCGAGGGGGTGATGAAGCGCCACGTGCCCGACTTGCACACCGACTTCATCTATTCGGTGGCGGCCGAGGAATATGGCCTGGTGTTCTCCTGGGCCCTGATCGCCCTGTTCGCCTTCGTCGTGGTGCGCGGCCTCTACAAGGCCATGAAGCTGAACGATCCCTTCGAACAGGTCGCGGCGGCCGGTCTTTTCGTGCTTTTGGGTCAGCAGGCCATCATCAATATCGCGGTGAACTTGAACATGATCCCGACCAAGGGCATGACGCTCCCGTTCATCAGTTACGGGGGCTCTTCGATGCTCGCGATGGGTTTGACGCTGGGCATGGCCCTGGCCTTGGTGCGAAAGCGTCCCGGCGCTTACGGCGTGACGGGCGAGCTCGCCCCTCAGGGCGCCTACGCCTGA
- a CDS encoding chloride channel protein, giving the protein MTEPAETTKPDPAAESRHWRQVLRTALTERAAFRDARRQALPWLAWLRRRTRSSELWLIAVATVVGSTAGALAVLLEKIAHGVQVWLFAFDPNERLSAQAMIEPWRLLAIPLGGLLLGLFTALVLRFRPSPAVDPVEANALHGGRLSVRDSAFICGQTLISNGCGASVGLEAAYAQAGGAVASWVGQKLSLRRGDLRILVGAGAGAAIAAAFGAPLTGAFYAFEIVIGAYTVANIAPVAAAALAGVLVAKTLGSTPYLIKTSVVAISSWTDYLLYGLLGLVAALFGVALMRAVAVADRWVAKAAPPRWARPAIGGLALAAMAMVTPQTLSGGHGALHLDLNGDLPLKMILILILMKSVASIISLSFGFRGGLFFAALFLGALMGQSFSDAVDLVIGAGRLDPIAASLVGMGALGVAIVGGPFTMSFLVLEATGDFTITAATLAASLIASAVVRETFGYSFSTWRLHLRGETIRSAHDVSWMRNLTAGRMMRRDVKTIPAATTLAEFRRRFPLGSTKRAVLTGETGRYAGIVATAAVYAQPPESEAPLASLAANADVALTPELSIKAIMTAFDETGADELAVVDEGGEVIGLITEAHVTRRYAEELEKARRELTGDTG; this is encoded by the coding sequence ATGACCGAGCCGGCGGAGACGACCAAGCCCGATCCCGCCGCCGAGTCCCGTCATTGGCGACAGGTGCTGCGCACCGCCCTGACCGAGCGCGCGGCCTTTCGCGACGCTCGCCGCCAGGCCTTGCCGTGGCTGGCCTGGCTGCGCCGCCGCACGCGCTCCTCCGAACTCTGGCTGATCGCCGTGGCGACGGTCGTGGGATCGACCGCCGGCGCTCTGGCGGTGCTGCTGGAGAAGATCGCGCACGGCGTCCAGGTCTGGCTGTTCGCCTTCGACCCGAACGAGCGCCTGTCCGCCCAGGCCATGATCGAACCCTGGCGCCTCTTGGCCATTCCGTTGGGCGGCCTGCTGCTGGGCCTGTTCACCGCCCTGGTGCTGCGTTTCCGCCCCAGCCCCGCCGTCGACCCCGTGGAGGCCAACGCCCTGCACGGCGGGCGGCTGTCGGTCCGCGACAGCGCCTTCATCTGCGGCCAGACGCTGATCTCCAACGGCTGCGGCGCCTCGGTGGGCCTGGAAGCGGCCTACGCCCAGGCGGGCGGGGCGGTGGCTTCGTGGGTGGGGCAGAAGCTGAGCCTGCGCCGGGGCGACCTGCGCATCCTGGTCGGCGCCGGCGCCGGAGCGGCGATCGCGGCGGCGTTCGGCGCGCCGCTGACAGGCGCCTTCTACGCGTTCGAGATCGTCATCGGCGCCTACACTGTCGCCAACATCGCCCCCGTGGCCGCCGCCGCCCTGGCGGGCGTGCTGGTGGCCAAGACCCTGGGCTCGACGCCCTATCTGATCAAGACGTCGGTCGTCGCCATCTCGTCCTGGACCGACTACCTGCTCTACGGCCTGCTGGGCCTGGTGGCGGCCCTGTTCGGCGTCGCCTTGATGCGGGCCGTGGCGGTCGCCGACCGCTGGGTCGCCAAGGCCGCGCCGCCCCGCTGGGCCCGCCCCGCGATCGGCGGCCTGGCGCTCGCGGCCATGGCGATGGTCACGCCCCAGACCCTGTCCGGCGGCCACGGCGCGCTGCACCTGGATCTCAACGGCGACCTGCCGCTGAAGATGATCCTGATCCTGATCCTGATGAAGTCGGTGGCCTCGATCATCTCGCTGAGCTTTGGCTTCCGGGGCGGCCTGTTCTTCGCGGCCCTGTTCCTGGGCGCGCTGATGGGCCAGTCGTTCTCGGACGCGGTGGACCTGGTCATCGGAGCGGGGCGACTTGACCCGATCGCCGCCTCGCTGGTCGGCATGGGCGCCCTGGGCGTGGCCATTGTCGGCGGGCCCTTCACCATGTCGTTCCTGGTGCTGGAGGCGACCGGCGACTTCACCATCACGGCCGCGACCCTGGCCGCCTCGCTGATCGCCAGCGCCGTGGTCCGCGAGACCTTCGGCTATTCGTTCTCGACCTGGCGCCTGCACCTGCGCGGCGAGACCATCCGCAGCGCCCACGATGTGTCGTGGATGAGAAACCTGACCGCCGGCCGGATGATGCGTCGCGACGTGAAGACCATCCCCGCCGCCACCACCCTGGCCGAGTTCCGCCGCCGCTTCCCGCTGGGCTCGACCAAGCGGGCGGTGCTGACCGGCGAGACCGGCCGCTATGCCGGGATCGTCGCCACCGCCGCCGTCTACGCCCAGCCGCCCGAGAGCGAAGCGCCGCTCGCCTCGCTGGCCGCCAACGCCGATGTGGCCCTGACGCCGGAGCTGTCGATCAAGGCGATCATGACCGCCTTCGACGAGACCGGCGCGGACGAACTGGCCGTGGTCGATGAAGGCGGCGAGGTCATCGGCCTGATCACCGAAGCCCACGTGACGCGGCGCTACGCCGAAGAGCTCGAGAAGGCGCGGCGGGAGCTGACGGGGGATACGGGGTGA